Within the Streptomyces sp. NBC_00353 genome, the region TACGACTACGGCACGGGCCAGCAGCAGTACGCCGCGTACTCCGACCCGTACATCGGCACCACCGGCCCCTCGCAGTACGGCGCGCCCGACACCCACGCGAGCTACGACAGCTACGGCGGCCAGCAGCAGTACGCGGCAGACCCCTACGCCCAGCAGTACACCTCCGAGACCCCGCCGGGCGGCGTCTGGGTACCGCAGCAGCGCGAGGGCGAGCAGTATCCGCCGGAGCAGCAGCCCGTACAGCCCGCCCCGTACCCGAACACCTACGACAGCGGCTACAACGAGCAGCAGTACCGCTACTGACCGACGCCCGGCAGCCGGTCCCGGCCTCTCATGCCTTCGAGGTCATGGGGGAGACCGGCGACGAGGCGGCCCCCGATGGGCCCGGCCCCCGTACCCGCACTCGTGCCCTCCCGATGCCGGCCCCTCACCGGGAGCCGCGGAAGCCGTCCCCCTCCACGATGAGCCCGGCGACGAGCGTCCCCGACATCCCGGCGTGCGCGAGCCCGCCGCCCGGGTGGGACCAGCCGCCCGCGAGGTAGAGACCCGGCAGCCGGGTGCGGTTCCCCGGATGCAGATACGCGCCCCCGGCCCCGGCCAGCGCCGGTGCGGGTACCGAGCCGCCCTCGGCGCCGGTGTCGGCCGCTGTTTGGACGGGCGTCCGCACCTCGGCGTGGAGCAGCCGCTCACGTATGCCGGGGACGGCAGCGCCGGCCGCCTCGATCAAGGTGTCCGCGTACCGCTCGCGCAGCGCCGCGTCCGTCCAGTCCACCGCGCCGTGCGGGGCGACCGTCGCCGTCACCGTCACGGCCTCGTGCGCGTCGTCGGGGCGGGTCGACGGATCGTCCGGGCGGATCACCGTCACCGTGGGCCGCTCGGCGAGCCGGCCACCGAACACCGCCTCTCGTTCCGCCGCGCCGTCCACGCCGTGCACCACGGTCCGGTGCACCGTCCCCGCCGGCCGGGCGCCGCTCAGTGACAGCAGGACCTGGAACCGGCCCGGCACCGTCGCCCGGTCCGCCGACCGCGGCTGAGCCGTCACATCGCCGTCCCGCCAGAGCTCCTGACCCGGCACCAGCCCCGGGCGCGGCCAGGCCCCGAGAACCACGTGATCGACCTCGGCGACCGTCCCCGACGCCAGCTCGACCCCCGCCGCCCGGCCGTCCGTCTCCACCACCCGGGCCACCTCGGCGCCGAACACGAACTCCACCTTCCGCGCCAGGCACCGCTCGTACACCGCCTGCGCCAGCGCCCGCATCCCGCCGACCACGTACCAGCTGCCGAACGTCTCCTCCATGTACGGGAGCAGGGCCGCGCTCGCCGGCGTGCGCAGCGGATCGAGGCCGTACGACAACGCGTATCCGTCGAGCAGCGCGGTCAGCCGGGGGTCCGTCAGCTCCCAGGCGCCGACCTCCGCCACCGTGCCCGCCTGCCGGGCGGCCCGCAGTATCCGGCGCTGCCGGAGCGCCGGATACGGATCGCGGCCCAGCACCTGCCAGTCGGCGCGCAACGGCTCCTCCAGGAGCGGCCGCCGGGACCGGTCCCACGCATCCCGGGCCCGGTCGAGGAACTCGCCCCAGCTGCTGCCCGCACCGGTCCCCAGCGCGCCGTCCAGGGCGGCGACCACCCCGGCCCGCGAGGCGTTCGGCAGCGAGACCGCCGTGCCGTCGGCGAAGAGATGGCGGCTCGCCGGATCGACCTGCGTCATCGTGACGCACCGCTCCAGCGGCTCCTTGCCGGTCTTGACGAACAGATCGCGGTAGACGGCCGGCAGATGCAGCAGCGAGGGACCCGTGTCGAACGCGAAGCCGTCACGGGCATACCGGCCGACCGAGCCGCCGTACGTCCCGGACCGCTCGTACACCGTCACCCGGTGCCCTGCCACGGCCAGCCGGGCAGCCGCCGCCATTGCGCCCATCCCGGCGCCGATCACCGCAATACGTGCCATGTCAGTGACCTTAACGGCCACCGCCGACAAGTCAGCCGGGAGGCCAGTGCGAACCCGTCCCGGCCAGGCGTCTCTCCTCGCGCCGCTGGGCCCTGCGGCGCAGGAACCGGCGGATCCGGGAGGCCAGGAGGACCAGTGTCACGATGCCGAGCACCAGCAGCGTCGCGGCGATGATCGAGGCCGCCAGCGGATGGAATATCGCGAACGTGATGATTCCGGCGACGCCCAGGTCCTCGGCGGTGCTCACCGCGATATTGCTGAACGGCTCGGGCGAGGTGTTCACCGCCATCCTGGTGCCCGCCTTCACCAGATGACTCATCAGCGCGGTGGAACCGCCGACGGCCCCGGCGGCCAGCTCCGGCAGCGAACCGCTCTCACCGGCCAGCAGCGCCGCCACGACGGCCCCGGCGAGCGGCCTGATGACGGTGTGCACCGAGTCCCAGAGCGAGTCCACGTACGGGATCTTGTCCGCCACCGCCTCGCACAGGAACAGCACGCCGGCCACCACGAGGACATCGGTGCGCTGCAGCGATGCGGGCACCTCGTCGCTGATGCCGGTCGCACCGAAGACGCCGAGCAACAGGACCACCGCGTAGGCGTTGATCCCGCTCGCCCAGCCGCTCGTGAAGACCAGGGGGAGTACGGACACGGACGTGATCGTAACCAGGTGGTGCGGCGCTGCGGGTGGGGTCGGGTGCGCAGCTCTGAGTATCCGTACCTAGTGAACGAGATGAGTAGGTACGCGGATGGGCCGCCACCTGCGCAGACGGAAGAGTGGAGACCACGGAAGGGGCGGGGCGCCGGTACCGCCGACACGGGGCGGCGG harbors:
- a CDS encoding phytoene desaturase family protein, which gives rise to MARIAVIGAGMGAMAAAARLAVAGHRVTVYERSGTYGGSVGRYARDGFAFDTGPSLLHLPAVYRDLFVKTGKEPLERCVTMTQVDPASRHLFADGTAVSLPNASRAGVVAALDGALGTGAGSSWGEFLDRARDAWDRSRRPLLEEPLRADWQVLGRDPYPALRQRRILRAARQAGTVAEVGAWELTDPRLTALLDGYALSYGLDPLRTPASAALLPYMEETFGSWYVVGGMRALAQAVYERCLARKVEFVFGAEVARVVETDGRAAGVELASGTVAEVDHVVLGAWPRPGLVPGQELWRDGDVTAQPRSADRATVPGRFQVLLSLSGARPAGTVHRTVVHGVDGAAEREAVFGGRLAERPTVTVIRPDDPSTRPDDAHEAVTVTATVAPHGAVDWTDAALRERYADTLIEAAGAAVPGIRERLLHAEVRTPVQTAADTGAEGGSVPAPALAGAGGAYLHPGNRTRLPGLYLAGGWSHPGGGLAHAGMSGTLVAGLIVEGDGFRGSR
- a CDS encoding DUF4126 domain-containing protein, encoding MSVLPLVFTSGWASGINAYAVVLLLGVFGATGISDEVPASLQRTDVLVVAGVLFLCEAVADKIPYVDSLWDSVHTVIRPLAGAVVAALLAGESGSLPELAAGAVGGSTALMSHLVKAGTRMAVNTSPEPFSNIAVSTAEDLGVAGIITFAIFHPLAASIIAATLLVLGIVTLVLLASRIRRFLRRRAQRREERRLAGTGSHWPPG